The DNA segment CCAGTATGTGTTGCAACATCTGTCAAGACACAAGACAAATAGTTTCAGTTTTGTACAGGATCCAAACCCAACAGTATCATAAAGATGCGATTCTTATTTGGAACAAGAAGTTCATGTGTATTGTATATGGTGAACAACGTGAAAGATCAATAAAAACTAACGATGATTATTTGCAATGatataaaagaataaatatacaCATTATATCACATGGAGTGCATGAAGTTGGTTTTCGATCATATCAATGCACCTAGTTTGTTAATATTGGACAACATCAttatcaattaaatttcaatacGTATTCTTCTTATTCACATCGGTCGTCATTAGATTTTGTTTCCGTGTCATCAGGTTGGGTTGGAGATGGTCAAGCCATCCAATGGATTTGATGTTTCTGGATCATTTGATGAGTTTCATAGTGCAAGTCCATCAGGTGGGATTCATATACTATTAGTCTATCCGATGGGTTTGATGTTATGGGTCCATCTAGTGGGTTTGGTACTATTGGTGTAACGACCCTCACTACTAGGCTATCAGACTATAATTAAAGTgaaggaaaattacggatttttaaaaattttgccatgacctatttgtaaaaccaataagccatcaagactcaaacagcaatttaaataaggaaaaaaaattgacttcaaaacttaagtgcgttaaacataaacatgcaatcctagtaaccacctcccggttacagcataaagtaaactaaagcatttaaaattaattccaacgataatcacaaacttgcaaaagcggaaaacgtacttcaaaacataagctgtagcacagggaatgcacatcctggctataaatactacaagatctcaaataatacttcattattacaaatttgaTAACTGTGAGGAAAAAtataaactaaaaggaagcaacggtcactgggcctcgcaCTACCGATGACCTCATCCCAGTAAATCACGCCCCTCCGTTgcctccacaaaatcctcatctgcaaacattcaagcatagtgagtctaaagactcaacaagtataaacagtgtaataacaagggtttaaaatacgtgatgcaaaaactcaacttaaactgtaatatgcatgaaactagaacaatatagaaatcatgcattaatgaactcacactatgataaactttaactttcataacattcaacttagactcatgcataactgaaagactggcatcaatgcaaaacgagtcaactaaaattgtgaaactttaacttttaaactttcctttactttttcctcttagaaatccgatccctgatttgtgaccctctgttttgatcatgatcatggctgcagtgcactatgccggcaagacgacgagatttctcccgacgaacttagcccctctatggcaaggagaccgagatgcctcccgatcccacattgcccctctgtgacaagggtaaacaagatgtctcttgctccttgtctaacctctataacctcttggtgagtagaccgaggcatcccccggcctagcaacacccctcttgtcacaaacagatcacttcattcaaaaaaaaatattggcttttttttcccttttcatttgtaaagactcaactcatacattaaatgaCATGCAAATaagtaaacttcctttttctttattaaactcaagaacacgtcaaatgcacacgaataagaaatctttaagacatgagactcgactcgaaaatgtgagtttaaggtggatgagtggctgcccctaagtccaaagaagacaacttactcaacaaaatcctcaaacttgacttaactcgagcaagtaaaccgaaaaacccttaactttgtcatatcttaaccaaaacccgtcccgcttgaaccgacacctcATAAACACTCCAAATTACCCCTAGGACCAGAACGTAACCTCCAAGGATCACCCAAGCATTACAAACCAAAACATTCCCGGACAGCCCCTTATACTCTAAAAATTCTGCACTTACACCacaaacttaaaagactcataacttaCTCAATACTTATCCGATTCGGgcccattttatatcgacgcgaccacaacatcatgaactttaccatggaatggcctaaccctgcccagacctcagccaagacactgccctgccccgtgaacagtactgccctgcacactcacaacatccaacttacctctaactcaagaattcaaccccataaccctctttcctcaacttttctccataccaaacaacCATACACTTCAAATAACATcacttaggacttttcccaagcacttgggctacactcaatccacactttcacaacacatatcaagaacatcaagaattaaccatcaaaactccaaaatgttgaacaatcaatcaagaccaatgcaagaccattaaatacttcaacatcaattaaatttcagcccctacacatgcaaaatgttgaacaatcaatcaagaccaatgcaagaccattaaatacctcaaaccaaaatggttcctcgccctcaggcctgactagtactgacctctgctgaaaatctatcatcaccgcattcttcgtcatccaatccatcccaagaatcatgtcaaactctggcaaaggtagcactatgaggtctgctaccactgactgaccctgcaaaagcagtacaaggtctctcaccaagctcctgCTGGATAGCTCTTCTCCTGAGgggatagtaactgagaatccaacctccaattcctcgctctgaatgcccctctcaagggcaaaagactccgatataaaggaatgggtagcccctgagtctaataaggccctcgtggctacgcctgctacaacaatcctacctgcatagcagtagttacaacgacaaaaaggttgaagttaaaaccacgagttctacttaggctcattctaattcaacaattcccaaacaagatactattcATGCTAAACAGTCAAAGATCCTAAGACATGCAACAAGTTACTAGAGTAAAATCTCAAACAAGCAAAAACTTAGAGTCGCATGCATCAACGAACCTTTAActgctctaacccaaaagttaagatattacctgtgagaagagtagtgtctgggtcggcctgctcggcctccatcacgaacactctgccctgcacgggcctcctcagctctggacaatgggtagacatatgtcctggcttcttgcacttgaagcaaactccagcatccttcaaacacttcccaaaatgcggacgatggcaaaactgacaaataggcttctccccagccttgggaggaacctgtctctgggcctgacgcccctgtggtgcctgctgtccctgctgtctcgggggtccatgatacggcttcttgccgtgctgctgctgctgagagtggccctgatgagggaagggcctcttgccatgcgcctccgcgctaatatctctcagcgtctgctcggacctcaaggcACGCCTCAGTGCTGAAGCATAATCAGATGGCTCAGCCATCAGCACATCCCTACGGATGGTAAGTCGAAGCCCTACCAGAAAGTGTTCCAGCTTCTCTTTctcatcatctccaatcaaCGGCACGAAATGGCAGCCTCTCTCAAACTTCACCACAAACTGTGCCACCGACAAGTCTCCCTGTctcaagctcataaactc comes from the Henckelia pumila isolate YLH828 chromosome 1, ASM3356847v2, whole genome shotgun sequence genome and includes:
- the LOC140874328 gene encoding uncharacterized protein, which gives rise to MARRHDPRAVTPPPPPQEDVGGQVLAGLARILERHVDAPRAGMGTYFTADVRGRLRTEFMSLRQGDLSVAQFVVKFERGCHFVPLIGDDEKEKLEHFLVGLRLTIRRDVLMAEPSDYASALRRALRSEQTLRDISAEAHGKRPFPHQGHSQQQQHGKKPYHGPPRQQGQQAPQGRQAQRQVPPKAGEKPICQFCHRPHFGKCLKDAGVCFKCKKPGHMSTHCPELRRPVQGRVFVMEAEQADPDTTLLTGRIVVAGVATRALLDSGATHSFISESFALERGIQSEELEVGFSVTIPSGEELSSRSLVRDLVLLLQGQSVVADLIVLPLPEFDMILGMDWMTKNAVMIDFQQR